A genomic region of uncultured Fusobacterium sp. contains the following coding sequences:
- the mscL gene encoding large-conductance mechanosensitive channel protein MscL, with amino-acid sequence MSLLKEFKAFAVRGNVLDMAIGVIIGGAFSKIVNSLVKDVIMPLLGTITGKINISALEVKIPVSSATGEPILIKYGLFLQNIIDFLIIVFCIFIFVKLINNFKKKEEKAPPKPTAQEVLLTEIRDLLKNR; translated from the coding sequence GTGAGTTTATTAAAAGAATTTAAAGCGTTTGCTGTTCGTGGAAATGTATTGGATATGGCTATTGGGGTAATTATAGGGGGAGCTTTTAGTAAAATTGTAAATAGCTTAGTTAAAGATGTAATTATGCCACTTTTGGGAACAATTACAGGAAAGATTAATATATCTGCTCTTGAAGTAAAAATCCCTGTAAGTAGTGCAACAGGAGAGCCAATATTAATTAAATATGGACTATTCTTACAAAATATCATTGATTTTTTAATAATAGTATTTTGTATATTTATATTTGTAAAACTTATAAATAATTTTAAAAAGAAAGAGGAGAAAGCTCCACCAAAACCTACTGCTCAAGAGGTTTTACTTACTGAAATTAGAGATCTATTAAAGAATAGATAA
- a CDS encoding methyltransferase domain-containing protein, protein MNYMGNANWWNNRFQSRSLNLMKHEKTLEEDIQFFQGRKTILDIASGDGRNAIYLAKLGFEIEAIDFSFEALKRLNYFANRENLKIKTELMDISKDDIIKLTKKYDAIIINHYRLPQKLYVDLINFLNIEGILWVNGFSELPKDNPNIRESDILYDEDFKDLNPNNFIDKKEYEINNNRFIRYIWKK, encoded by the coding sequence ATGAATTATATGGGTAATGCTAATTGGTGGAATAATAGATTTCAAAGTAGAAGTTTAAATCTAATGAAACATGAAAAAACTTTAGAAGAAGATATACAATTTTTTCAAGGAAGAAAAACTATATTAGATATTGCAAGTGGAGATGGAAGAAATGCTATCTATCTTGCAAAGTTAGGTTTTGAAATAGAGGCTATTGATTTTAGCTTTGAAGCACTAAAAAGATTGAATTATTTTGCAAATAGAGAAAATTTAAAAATTAAAACAGAGTTAATGGATATTTCGAAAGATGATATTATAAAATTAACAAAAAAATATGATGCAATAATTATTAATCATTATAGATTACCTCAAAAGTTATATGTAGATTTAATAAATTTTCTCAATATTGAAGGAATATTATGGGTAAATGGTTTCAGTGAGTTGCCAAAAGATAACCCTAATATTAGAGAATCTGATATTTTATATGATGAAGATTTTAAAGATCTAAATCCAAATAATTTTATAGATAAAAAAGAGTATGAAATTAATAATAACAGATTTATAAGATATATTTGGAAAAAATAA
- a CDS encoding MATE family efflux transporter has product MLNIIREILKLALPAVGEMVLYMMIWVLDTLMIGNHTGQIGVSAVGLSSEIMYTFTNMLVAMGISISVTSIVSRSIGSRDFEKARITSDIALKIGVIIAILLGTIFFTFPKEILTIAKAETEYVLPLATKYMRICSIAIVFNVLTSVFNGIFRGCKNTKSPLYTAFIVNVVNVSLDYILIFGKFGAPEMGVAGGAIATAVGNFAGFLFTMTQLKKIPFKVNLFSEFKREYFRELIKLSIPSALQEGAFSINRLINVTLIMTLGSLAFAANQITINIESISFMPGWGFAIACTSLVGYSIGEKDYKKAKSYVTYSMLLSSFVMGIFAIIFLVSPEPIITAFIKDSEKEVITIGSACLMIASIEQIPIAISMVLGGALKGTGDSKTPFKIVLFTNWVIRLPLVYYFIYIQKAPVTYFWRITALQWIIEAIIMLVVFHYKWKKNYETN; this is encoded by the coding sequence ATGTTAAATATAATAAGAGAGATTTTAAAATTAGCTCTCCCTGCAGTTGGAGAAATGGTTTTATATATGATGATTTGGGTGTTAGATACCCTTATGATAGGAAATCATACTGGACAGATAGGGGTTTCAGCAGTTGGACTTAGTTCTGAAATTATGTATACTTTTACAAATATGCTAGTTGCTATGGGAATTTCAATCTCTGTTACTTCAATAGTTTCAAGATCAATAGGGAGTAGAGATTTTGAAAAAGCTAGAATTACTTCAGATATTGCTTTAAAAATTGGAGTTATTATTGCTATTCTTTTAGGAACAATATTTTTTACCTTCCCTAAAGAAATTTTAACAATAGCTAAAGCTGAAACAGAGTATGTTCTTCCTTTAGCAACAAAATATATGAGAATATGTTCTATTGCTATTGTTTTTAATGTTTTAACAAGTGTATTTAATGGAATTTTTAGAGGTTGTAAAAATACAAAATCACCACTGTATACAGCTTTTATAGTAAATGTTGTAAATGTTTCCTTAGACTATATTTTAATATTTGGTAAATTTGGTGCTCCAGAGATGGGAGTTGCTGGAGGTGCAATAGCCACTGCAGTTGGAAACTTTGCAGGATTTTTATTTACTATGACACAATTGAAAAAAATACCATTTAAAGTAAATTTATTCTCTGAATTTAAAAGAGAATATTTTAGAGAGTTGATTAAGTTATCTATTCCTTCAGCTTTACAAGAGGGAGCTTTCAGTATAAATAGACTTATAAATGTAACTTTAATAATGACATTGGGAAGTCTTGCCTTTGCAGCAAATCAGATAACTATCAATATAGAATCAATCTCTTTTATGCCAGGTTGGGGATTTGCCATTGCTTGTACCTCTCTTGTAGGTTATAGTATTGGAGAAAAAGATTATAAAAAGGCTAAATCTTATGTAACATATTCTATGTTGTTATCATCTTTTGTAATGGGAATTTTTGCTATTATCTTTTTAGTATCACCAGAGCCAATAATTACAGCTTTTATAAAAGATAGTGAAAAAGAGGTTATAACAATAGGATCAGCTTGTCTGATGATAGCCTCAATAGAACAGATACCTATAGCTATATCAATGGTTTTAGGAGGAGCTTTAAAGGGGACTGGAGATAGTAAAACACCATTTAAAATAGTGTTATTTACAAACTGGGTAATTCGTTTGCCTTTAGTTTACTATTTTATCTATATTCAAAAAGCTCCTGTAACTTATTTTTGGAGAATTACAGCACTTCAATGGATAATAGAAGCAATTATTATGCTTGTTGTTTTCCATTACAAATGGAAGAAAAATTATGAAACTAATTAA